The following coding sequences lie in one Methylosinus sp. PW1 genomic window:
- a CDS encoding DNA cytosine methyltransferase: protein MKVVGLFAGIGGLELGLARAGHDCLMFSENWPLAARVLATHFPQTPNVGDVAALRALPGETELVTAGFPCQDLSQAGRTQGIGGRKSSLVSHVFRLLDETRAPHALLENVSFMLSLDRGRAMARLVTAFEERGYRWAYRVVNTLAFLPQRRERVLFLASRLADPADILLVDEASPRPRATSLATHAHGFYWTEGVRGLGWGADCVPTLKNGSTLGIASPPAILLPGGGVVTPDIRDAERLQGFPADWTAPAEALGRPGWRWSLVGNAVSAPVAEWVGGRLAAPGRYEPSRDGAVLEEGVRWPRAARYDGERRCGVEISAFPVWRERAPLHVFLQHQGKPLSERASAGFLARTMRAKLRFEPGFREAVAAHLEAMRAGPGLAAAQ from the coding sequence ATGAAAGTCGTCGGCCTTTTCGCGGGCATAGGCGGGCTCGAGCTCGGGCTCGCGCGCGCCGGACATGATTGTCTCATGTTCTCCGAAAACTGGCCGCTCGCCGCTCGCGTGCTGGCGACGCATTTTCCGCAGACGCCCAATGTGGGCGATGTCGCCGCGCTGCGCGCGCTGCCGGGCGAGACGGAGCTGGTCACGGCGGGCTTTCCCTGTCAGGATTTGAGCCAGGCCGGCCGCACGCAGGGCATTGGCGGGCGCAAATCCTCGCTGGTCAGCCATGTGTTCCGCCTGCTCGACGAGACGCGCGCGCCGCATGCGCTGCTCGAGAATGTCTCCTTCATGCTGAGTCTCGATCGTGGACGCGCCATGGCGCGGCTGGTCACGGCCTTCGAGGAGCGCGGCTATCGCTGGGCCTATCGCGTCGTCAACACTCTGGCCTTTCTGCCGCAGCGGCGCGAGCGTGTGCTGTTTCTGGCCTCGCGCCTCGCCGATCCGGCCGATATTCTGCTGGTGGACGAGGCGAGCCCCCGTCCGCGCGCGACATCGCTGGCGACGCACGCCCATGGCTTTTATTGGACGGAGGGCGTGCGCGGCCTCGGCTGGGGAGCCGATTGCGTGCCGACATTGAAGAATGGCTCGACGCTCGGCATCGCCTCGCCGCCGGCGATTCTCCTGCCGGGCGGCGGCGTGGTGACGCCCGATATTCGCGACGCCGAGCGCTTGCAGGGTTTTCCGGCCGACTGGACCGCGCCGGCTGAGGCGCTGGGCCGTCCCGGCTGGCGCTGGTCGCTGGTCGGCAACGCCGTCAGCGCGCCGGTAGCCGAATGGGTCGGCGGCCGGCTCGCGGCGCCCGGGCGCTATGAGCCTTCCCGCGACGGCGCGGTTCTGGAGGAGGGCGTCCGCTGGCCCCGCGCCGCGCGCTATGACGGCGAGCGGCGCTGCGGCGTCGAAATTTCGGCCTTTCCCGTCTGGCGCGAGCGCGCGCCGCTGCATGTTTTCCTGCAGCATCAAGGCAAGCCGCTGTCCGAGCGCGCGAGCGCGGGGTTTCTCGCCCGCACCATGCGGGCGAAGCTGCGATTCGAGCCCGGCTTTCGGGAGGCGGTGGCCGCCCATCTCGAGGCGATGCGCGCCGGCCCCGGCCTCGCCGCCGCCCAATGA
- the gspG gene encoding type II secretion system major pseudopilin GspG: protein MRAILPLKASTLSKRRALRSARAGYTLVEMLVVLAIIGSIVGLVGPRVLNYLSESKVKTAQIQMENISSALDLFYLDVGRYPSTEEGLSALARRPAGASVWNGPYLKSANVPKDPWGHDYLYRAPGQNGPYDIGSLGPEGREGGAGSITRSRDTAAR, encoded by the coding sequence ATGCGCGCCATTCTTCCGCTCAAAGCCTCGACCCTTTCGAAACGCCGCGCGCTTCGCTCCGCGCGCGCCGGCTACACGCTCGTCGAGATGCTGGTCGTGCTCGCGATCATCGGCTCGATCGTCGGCCTCGTCGGTCCGCGCGTGCTGAACTATCTCTCCGAGTCGAAGGTGAAGACCGCGCAGATTCAGATGGAGAATATCTCCAGCGCGCTCGATCTCTTCTATCTCGACGTCGGCCGCTATCCCTCGACGGAGGAAGGCCTCTCCGCGCTCGCCCGGCGGCCGGCCGGCGCCTCAGTGTGGAACGGCCCCTATCTGAAATCCGCCAATGTGCCCAAGGATCCTTGGGGACACGACTATCTCTATCGCGCTCCGGGACAGAACGGGCCTTACGACATAGGCTCGCTCGGCCCCGAAGGCCGCGAGGGCGGCGCCGGATCGATCACGCGCAGCCGCGACACGGCGGCGCGCTGA